The sequence CGTACCAAGGTAATGAAAATTTGAGAATAGGAAAGGCTGGAAAAAAGTAGACACTATAAATCACCGGAAAATGATTTATCATATCTCCCAATTAGAATACAGCCTACTCCATTTGTCTTACTACCCAGCCCGCAATGCCTCAATTTCCTGCTGAACGGCTTCTGCCTCGGCATATTTCTGATCGGACAAACGCCGGTTGGTACGCGACAACAAAAAAGCTTCTTCCGTTAACTTATCGTGTTTTTTGATTAAGGCCTTTACAGGATCCTTTTTAAATAATCCTAACATAATTTATCTGTTTTCATGGTTTTCAAATCAGGCTACCTTTCCGGTTTGTCGTTCAGGCAGGTAGCTATCAATTACAATCTTATCGGCCTTTAGCATATGCATCAGGTTGTAGAGGCCAAAAAACGTGCGGTTCATATAAATAAAATGCCGCGATCCGCGATTCCCATTCATATTCCGCAGCTCTGTATTTTTTGAATATTCCGTTCCCAGTTCACTCAG comes from uncultured Draconibacterium sp. and encodes:
- a CDS encoding Lacal_2735 family protein is translated as MLGLFKKDPVKALIKKHDKLTEEAFLLSRTNRRLSDQKYAEAEAVQQEIEALRAG